One Peterkaempfera bronchialis DNA window includes the following coding sequences:
- a CDS encoding DUF5682 family protein → MPATTPRATVLGVRHHGPGSARAVAATLAWLEPDAVLIEGPPEADAIVALAGEKEMVPPVALLAHVVDDPARAAFWPFASFSPEWVAIRYAVERATPVRFIDLPAAQGFALAAAREQGEREAAEEPAGGSQGSTPPGSSADPADPGDPAVLDPIAALAHAAGHDDPERWWEDVVEHRLPRERGAEGDPLAPFRAVADAMAALRDRAPADGAPGPDGLRDDALREAYMRQQIRAAHRSGHTRIAVVCGAWHVPALERMPSAAQDRELLKTLPRKPRTEITWVPWTHRRLAQQTGYGAGVDSPGWYHHLFTAPDRPVARWLTRAAGLLREADHPVSSAHVIEAVRLAEALAAMRGRPLAGLTETLDAVRAVLGDGSETALALVHDRLVVGDALGEVPDTAPAVPLQRDLARWQRSLRLRPDPAERDLDLDLRKETDAARSRLLHRLRLLGIPWGAPARSTTAGTGTFRETWRLRWDPELAVRIVEAAAWGTTVEAAATARARDGAVHATALADLTALAETCLLADLPDALPTVMRVLADRAALDTDVSHLAEALPALVRSLRYGDVRGTDAGALRGVAEGLAVRVCVGLPPACTGLDAEGAAAMRVHLDAVHGAVALLGGAAETGPDTVRDRWAATLHALARREPAGSLATGVPGLLRGRAVRLLLDDGRLSTEEAARRMRLALSTTAGPADAAGWAEGFLSGGGMLLVHDDRLLDLLDGWLTAVPADAFTEVLPLLRRTFSGFEAGVRRTVGERVRAAARPGGTPIPSAAPTTPGFATHPDLTRADATLPTLTLLLGLPAPPPTR, encoded by the coding sequence ATGCCCGCCACCACCCCCCGGGCCACCGTGCTCGGCGTACGGCACCACGGGCCGGGCTCGGCCCGCGCCGTGGCCGCCACACTGGCCTGGCTGGAGCCCGATGCGGTGCTGATCGAGGGGCCGCCGGAGGCCGACGCGATCGTGGCGCTGGCCGGGGAGAAGGAGATGGTGCCGCCGGTCGCGCTGCTGGCCCATGTGGTGGACGACCCGGCGCGGGCCGCCTTCTGGCCGTTCGCGTCGTTCTCCCCGGAGTGGGTGGCCATCCGGTACGCGGTGGAGCGGGCCACGCCGGTCCGCTTCATCGACCTCCCGGCGGCCCAGGGCTTCGCCCTGGCCGCCGCACGGGAGCAGGGGGAGCGGGAGGCGGCGGAGGAACCGGCCGGGGGGTCACAGGGGAGCACCCCGCCCGGTTCCTCCGCCGACCCCGCGGACCCGGGCGACCCCGCGGTCCTCGACCCCATCGCCGCGCTGGCCCATGCGGCCGGGCACGACGACCCCGAGCGGTGGTGGGAGGACGTCGTGGAACACCGCCTACCCCGGGAGCGCGGCGCGGAGGGCGACCCGCTGGCCCCCTTCCGGGCCGTCGCCGACGCCATGGCCGCCCTACGCGACCGGGCCCCGGCGGACGGCGCCCCCGGCCCCGATGGCCTCCGCGACGACGCACTGCGTGAGGCGTATATGCGGCAGCAGATCCGGGCGGCCCACCGGTCCGGCCACACCCGGATCGCCGTCGTCTGCGGCGCCTGGCACGTCCCCGCCCTGGAACGGATGCCGTCCGCCGCCCAGGACCGCGAACTGCTCAAAACCCTCCCTCGCAAGCCCAGGACCGAGATCACCTGGGTGCCCTGGACGCACCGCCGCCTCGCCCAGCAGACCGGCTACGGCGCCGGTGTCGACTCACCCGGCTGGTACCACCACCTCTTCACCGCCCCCGACCGGCCCGTCGCCCGCTGGCTGACCCGCGCCGCCGGCCTGCTCCGCGAGGCGGACCACCCGGTCTCCTCCGCCCATGTCATCGAGGCCGTGCGGCTCGCCGAGGCGCTGGCCGCGATGCGCGGCCGACCGCTGGCCGGCCTCACCGAGACGCTCGACGCCGTCCGCGCCGTGCTTGGCGACGGCTCGGAGACGGCCCTGGCGCTGGTCCACGACCGCCTGGTGGTCGGCGACGCCCTCGGCGAGGTGCCCGACACCGCCCCCGCCGTACCGCTGCAACGCGACCTCGCCCGGTGGCAGCGCTCCCTCCGCCTCCGACCCGACCCCGCCGAGCGCGACCTCGACCTGGACCTGCGGAAGGAGACCGACGCGGCCCGCAGCCGCCTGCTGCACCGGCTGCGGCTGCTCGGCATCCCCTGGGGCGCCCCGGCCCGGTCCACCACCGCCGGGACCGGCACCTTCCGCGAGACCTGGCGCCTGCGGTGGGACCCCGAACTGGCCGTACGCATCGTCGAGGCCGCCGCCTGGGGCACCACCGTGGAGGCCGCCGCCACCGCCCGGGCCCGGGACGGCGCCGTACATGCGACCGCCCTCGCCGACCTCACCGCGCTCGCCGAGACCTGCCTGCTCGCCGACCTGCCGGACGCCCTGCCCACCGTGATGCGGGTGCTCGCCGACCGGGCCGCCCTGGACACCGACGTATCCCACCTGGCGGAGGCCCTGCCCGCGCTGGTGCGGTCGCTGCGCTACGGCGACGTCCGGGGCACCGACGCCGGGGCGCTGCGCGGCGTCGCCGAGGGGCTGGCGGTCCGGGTCTGCGTCGGGCTGCCACCGGCCTGCACCGGGCTGGACGCCGAGGGGGCCGCCGCCATGCGCGTCCACCTCGATGCCGTACACGGAGCGGTCGCCCTGCTCGGGGGCGCCGCCGAGACCGGCCCGGACACCGTCCGCGACCGCTGGGCGGCCACCCTGCACGCACTGGCCCGGCGGGAGCCCGCCGGCAGCCTCGCCACTGGCGTCCCCGGCCTGCTGCGCGGTCGCGCGGTGCGGCTGCTGCTGGACGACGGCCGGCTCTCCACCGAGGAGGCCGCCCGGCGGATGCGGCTCGCCCTCTCCACCACGGCCGGGCCCGCCGACGCCGCCGGCTGGGCCGAGGGGTTCCTGTCCGGCGGCGGGATGCTGCTGGTCCACGACGACCGGCTGCTCGACCTTCTGGACGGCTGGCTCACCGCCGTACCCGCCGATGCCTTCACCGAGGTGCTGCCGCTGCTCCGCCGCACCTTCTCCGGCTTCGAGGCGGGGGTGCGCCGCACGGTCGGGGAACGGGTCCGTGCAGCGGCCCGCCCCGGCGGCACCCCGATACCCTCCGCCGCACCCACCACGCCCGGCTTCGCCACCCACCCCGACCTCACCCGCGCCGACGCCACCCTCCCCACCCTCACCCTCCTCCTCGGCCTCCCCGCCCCACCCCCCACCCGATGA
- a CDS encoding cobalamin B12-binding domain-containing protein gives MGVSGPIRVVVAKPGLDGHDRGAKVIARALRDAGMEVIYTGLHQTPEQIVDTAIQEDADGIGLSILSGAHMTLCAKVMALLKEQDAADIKVFVGGIIPDGDVPELKAMGVADIFTPGTPTRDVVAWVEANLRTSSAA, from the coding sequence ATGGGAGTGTCCGGACCGATCCGCGTGGTCGTCGCCAAGCCGGGTCTCGACGGCCACGACCGCGGGGCCAAGGTCATTGCGCGTGCGCTGCGGGACGCCGGTATGGAGGTCATCTACACCGGTCTGCACCAGACTCCGGAGCAGATCGTGGACACCGCCATCCAGGAGGACGCCGACGGCATCGGCCTGTCGATCCTCTCCGGTGCCCATATGACGCTCTGCGCCAAGGTGATGGCGCTGCTCAAGGAGCAGGACGCCGCCGACATCAAGGTCTTCGTCGGCGGCATCATCCCCGACGGCGACGTCCCCGAGCTGAAGGCCATGGGGGTCGCCGACATCTTCACCCCCGGCACCCCCACCCGGGATGTCGTCGCCTGGGTCGAGGCCAATCTGCGTACCTCCTCCGCCGCCTGA
- a CDS encoding ATP-binding protein encodes MTSTTHAGPTTAAGTAEVLRPHAEDAFAGELAALAAQDDRPRPERWRLSPWAVATYLLGGALPDGTVISPKYVGPRRIVEVAVTTLATDRALLLLGVPGTAKTWVSEHLAAAVSGDSTLLVQGTAGTPEEAVRYGWNYAQLLAHGPSRDALVPSPVMRAMADGKVARVEELTRIPADVQDSLITILSEKTLPVPELGGETQAVRGFNLIATANDRDRGVNELSSALRRRFNTVVLPLPASMEDEVDIVTRRVRQLGRSLDLPDLPDGAEEIRRVVTVFRELRDGVTADGRTKVKSPTGTLSTAEAISVVTSGIALAAHFGDGVLRSGDVAAGILGAVVRDPAGDRVVWQEYLESVVRERDGWKDFYRACREVS; translated from the coding sequence TTGACCTCGACCACGCACGCCGGGCCGACGACCGCCGCCGGTACCGCCGAGGTGCTGCGCCCCCATGCCGAGGACGCCTTCGCCGGCGAGTTGGCCGCTCTGGCCGCACAGGACGACCGGCCGCGCCCCGAGCGCTGGCGGCTGTCGCCGTGGGCCGTGGCCACCTATCTGCTGGGCGGCGCGCTGCCGGACGGCACCGTGATCAGCCCCAAGTACGTCGGCCCGCGCCGCATCGTCGAGGTCGCGGTGACCACCCTGGCCACCGACCGGGCGCTGCTGCTGCTCGGAGTGCCCGGCACCGCCAAAACCTGGGTGTCGGAGCATCTGGCCGCCGCCGTCAGTGGCGACTCCACCCTGCTGGTGCAGGGCACGGCGGGCACCCCGGAGGAGGCCGTCCGCTACGGGTGGAACTACGCCCAGCTGCTGGCCCACGGCCCCAGCCGGGACGCCCTGGTGCCGTCCCCGGTGATGCGCGCCATGGCGGACGGCAAGGTCGCGCGGGTCGAGGAGCTCACCCGCATCCCGGCGGATGTGCAGGACAGCCTGATCACCATCCTCTCCGAGAAGACCCTGCCGGTCCCGGAGTTGGGCGGGGAGACCCAGGCGGTGCGCGGCTTCAACCTGATAGCCACCGCCAACGACCGCGACCGGGGGGTCAACGAGCTCTCCAGCGCACTTCGCCGCCGGTTCAACACGGTGGTACTGCCGTTGCCCGCCTCGATGGAGGACGAGGTGGACATCGTCACCCGGCGGGTCCGCCAGCTCGGCCGCTCCCTCGACCTGCCCGACCTGCCGGACGGCGCCGAGGAGATCCGACGGGTGGTCACCGTCTTCCGGGAGCTGCGGGACGGCGTCACCGCCGACGGCCGCACCAAGGTCAAGTCGCCCACCGGCACCCTCTCCACGGCCGAGGCGATCTCCGTGGTGACCAGCGGTATCGCACTCGCCGCCCACTTCGGCGACGGCGTACTGCGCTCCGGGGACGTTGCCGCCGGCATCCTCGGCGCGGTGGTCCGCGACCCGGCAGGCGACCGGGTGGTGTGGCAGGAGTACCTGGAGAGCGTGGTGCGCGAGCGCGACGGCTGGAAGGACTTCTACCGCGCCTGCCGGGAGGTGAGCTGA
- a CDS encoding DUF5691 domain-containing protein, which produces MTPPMTPPMTAPQTQQTGQTQQADAWEALVATALLGTDRRPVPGLTGTPALAGAAAAVDRSDPAAALLAVAALSTVHRRAGLRPATAPAPASAPPNPTPEPASDDPRPPLPEPARRRLGMLLADRSASAAAAATAGTAANLAELLPQWLGAARARGFRAPAPLLPALLDAARARSELRPDAVALAGPLGRWLAERNPDWRFVLRTVPEATAADGGQPPDGDAIWHEGLFAERVTHLTRLRRRDPAAALDLLRSTWSTERAEDRLLFLDALQERLTAADEPFLEAALGDRSKNVRLTAAELLSTLPGSALAARMADRARAAVRLRRGPTGEVFAVEPPAVCDEAMQRDGIALTSPTGRGERAWWLGEILAAAPLSLWTRETGRSPELLLTLPVADGWGDDLREAWARAAVRQHDAGWARALLGPPPRPGGRGGGRASGAPAKLLAVLEPEERAAWTAAFVEVHGLGEAFQMLGACAVPWSPRLGAAVVGALERAAGSGAYPWSHSGVLGMAERALAPEDADRVAALASAAEGGAAWTETFTRLAGTLRFRAAMLAELG; this is translated from the coding sequence ATGACCCCGCCGATGACCCCGCCGATGACCGCACCGCAGACCCAGCAGACTGGGCAGACCCAGCAGGCCGACGCATGGGAGGCGCTGGTGGCCACCGCGCTGCTGGGGACGGACCGGCGGCCGGTGCCCGGCCTCACCGGCACCCCCGCCCTGGCCGGGGCCGCCGCAGCCGTCGACCGCTCCGACCCGGCCGCCGCGCTGCTCGCGGTGGCCGCGCTCAGCACGGTGCACCGCCGGGCGGGACTGCGGCCCGCCACCGCGCCCGCGCCCGCGTCCGCGCCGCCGAATCCGACACCCGAGCCGGCCTCGGACGACCCCCGTCCGCCGCTGCCCGAGCCGGCCCGGCGGCGGCTCGGGATGCTGCTCGCCGACCGCAGCGCCTCGGCGGCTGCGGCGGCCACAGCAGGCACGGCGGCCAACCTCGCCGAGCTGCTGCCGCAGTGGCTCGGCGCGGCCCGCGCCCGGGGCTTCCGAGCGCCCGCGCCACTGCTGCCCGCACTGCTGGACGCCGCCCGGGCCCGCAGCGAGCTGCGGCCGGACGCGGTGGCGCTGGCCGGTCCGCTGGGCCGCTGGCTGGCGGAGCGGAACCCCGACTGGCGGTTTGTGCTCCGGACGGTTCCGGAGGCCACGGCAGCGGACGGCGGGCAGCCGCCGGACGGCGACGCCATCTGGCACGAGGGGCTGTTCGCCGAGCGGGTCACCCATCTCACCCGGCTGCGCCGCCGCGATCCGGCGGCCGCCCTGGATCTGCTGCGCTCCACCTGGTCCACCGAGCGAGCCGAGGACCGGCTGCTCTTCCTGGACGCCCTCCAGGAGCGGCTGACCGCAGCCGACGAGCCGTTTCTGGAGGCGGCACTCGGCGACCGCAGCAAGAACGTCCGGCTGACCGCCGCCGAGCTGCTGTCCACGCTGCCCGGTTCGGCGCTGGCCGCCCGCATGGCCGACCGGGCCAGGGCCGCCGTCCGACTGCGGCGCGGCCCCACCGGGGAGGTCTTCGCGGTCGAGCCGCCCGCCGTCTGCGACGAGGCGATGCAGCGGGACGGCATCGCCCTCACCTCACCCACCGGGCGGGGTGAGCGGGCCTGGTGGCTGGGCGAGATCCTGGCCGCCGCACCGCTCTCCCTCTGGACCCGCGAGACCGGCCGCAGCCCGGAGCTGCTGCTGACGCTGCCGGTCGCCGACGGCTGGGGCGACGACCTGCGGGAGGCATGGGCCCGGGCTGCGGTGCGGCAGCACGACGCGGGCTGGGCGCGGGCGCTGCTGGGGCCGCCGCCCCGGCCGGGCGGCCGGGGCGGGGGTCGTGCCTCGGGTGCTCCGGCGAAGCTGCTGGCGGTGCTGGAGCCGGAGGAGCGGGCCGCCTGGACGGCGGCGTTCGTGGAGGTCCACGGGTTGGGCGAGGCGTTCCAGATGCTGGGTGCCTGCGCGGTGCCATGGTCGCCCCGGCTGGGCGCGGCAGTGGTCGGCGCGCTGGAGCGGGCGGCCGGTTCCGGGGCCTATCCGTGGAGCCACAGCGGGGTGCTGGGCATGGCCGAGCGCGCCCTGGCCCCGGAGGACGCGGACCGGGTGGCGGCGCTGGCCTCGGCGGCGGAGGGCGGCGCGGCATGGACCGAGACCTTCACCCGGCTGGCCGGGACCCTGCGCTTCCGCGCGGCGATGCTCGCCGAACTCGGCTGA
- a CDS encoding SWIM zinc finger family protein codes for MSVTSNDVRWTADQVLALAPDAASRKAAAKLASPAPWSGAGTGDGAVWGECRGSGSAVYRTAVELAAPAYSCTCPSRKFPCKHALGLLLRWAAGPESVPAAAEPAGWAASWLTARRERAEQRDATRAAAPAADPEAARRRAERRAARVAEGAAELRLRLADRLRGGLAGEERAGYGAWDDVAARMVDAQAPGLASLARELATVPGSGPGWPARLLEQYALLDLLAAAYGRVDRLPEPLAATVRARVGFTMEGSEVLRAGPAVRDRWLVLGVRDTADDRLTTRRLWLRGAGTGRTALLLSFGRPGRAPDLALPTGLAVEADLAYHPGVRPLRAVLGPDRLPAAPAPPEEAVPPGVTVDRALAEYGAALAEEPWLDSWPVVLAGVVPVPAPDGWRLVDGDGGEQVPVHRQGSAAGAGLWRLAAVSGGRPVTVFGECGHRGFSPVTVWDADGTAIGLCP; via the coding sequence ATGTCGGTGACTTCGAACGACGTGCGGTGGACGGCGGACCAGGTGCTGGCACTGGCCCCTGACGCCGCATCGCGCAAGGCTGCGGCCAAGCTGGCCTCCCCCGCGCCCTGGAGCGGGGCGGGCACCGGGGACGGCGCGGTGTGGGGGGAGTGCAGGGGCAGCGGGAGCGCCGTGTACCGGACGGCGGTGGAGCTCGCGGCGCCCGCGTACTCCTGCACCTGCCCCAGCCGGAAGTTCCCCTGCAAGCACGCCCTGGGCCTGCTGCTGCGGTGGGCGGCCGGCCCAGAGTCGGTGCCCGCCGCGGCCGAGCCCGCAGGCTGGGCCGCGTCCTGGCTGACCGCCCGCCGGGAGCGCGCCGAGCAGCGCGACGCCACCCGCGCCGCAGCCCCGGCCGCCGACCCCGAGGCGGCGCGGCGCCGCGCCGAGCGGCGGGCGGCCCGGGTCGCCGAGGGGGCGGCGGAGCTGCGCCTGCGGCTCGCCGACCGGCTGCGCGGCGGCCTGGCCGGGGAGGAGCGGGCGGGCTACGGCGCCTGGGACGACGTGGCCGCCCGGATGGTCGACGCGCAGGCGCCCGGGCTGGCCTCGCTGGCCCGGGAGCTCGCCACGGTGCCCGGCTCCGGCCCCGGCTGGCCGGCCCGGCTGCTGGAGCAGTACGCCCTGCTGGACCTGCTCGCCGCCGCCTATGGACGGGTGGACCGGCTGCCGGAGCCGCTCGCGGCGACCGTCCGCGCCCGGGTCGGCTTCACCATGGAGGGCTCGGAGGTGCTGCGCGCCGGTCCGGCGGTCCGCGACCGCTGGCTGGTACTGGGCGTCCGCGACACGGCCGACGACCGGCTGACCACCCGTCGGCTCTGGCTGCGCGGCGCCGGTACGGGCCGCACGGCCCTGCTGCTCTCCTTCGGGCGGCCCGGTCGGGCGCCCGACCTCGCCCTGCCGACCGGCCTGGCGGTGGAGGCCGACCTGGCGTACCACCCCGGCGTACGGCCGCTGCGCGCGGTGCTCGGCCCGGACCGGCTGCCCGCTGCTCCCGCACCGCCCGAGGAGGCCGTGCCGCCGGGCGTCACCGTGGACCGGGCGCTGGCCGAGTACGGTGCCGCGCTGGCCGAGGAACCATGGCTGGACTCCTGGCCCGTGGTGCTCGCCGGGGTGGTGCCGGTCCCCGCCCCGGACGGCTGGCGGCTGGTGGACGGCGACGGCGGCGAGCAGGTGCCGGTGCACCGGCAGGGCTCGGCGGCGGGGGCCGGGCTGTGGCGGCTGGCCGCCGTCTCCGGCGGGCGGCCGGTGACGGTCTTCGGCGAGTGCGGACACCGGGGCTTCAGCCCGGTCACGGTCTGGGACGCCGACGGGACCGCGATCGGGCTCTGCCCATGA